AAATATGATTATGCTTTTCACTTTAGAGAAGGTCTAGGTATAGTAAAATTAAATGGTAACTACAACCGTGGTTACTTTGGTTATGTTAATACCCAAGGAGAAGAAATAGTACCTTGTAAATACCATGATGCTTTTCATTTTAGAGAAGGTTTAGGTCTAGTAGAATTAAATCGTAAGCGTGGTTATGTTAATGCCCAAGGCGAGGAAATTATGCCTTGTATATATGATGATGCAGGAAGTTTCTCGCAGGGGTTAGCTTATGTCCAATTGAACGGTAAGTATGGCTATATCAATACCCAAGGCGAGGAAGTTGTACCTTGTAAATATGATGATGCGGGGAGTTTCTCGCAAGGGTTAGCTTATGTCCAATTGAACGGTAAGTGGGGCT
The Bacteroidia bacterium DNA segment above includes these coding regions:
- a CDS encoding WG repeat-containing protein, encoding KYDYAFHFREGLGIVKLNGNYNRGYFGYVNTQGEEIVPCKYHDAFHFREGLGLVELNRKRGYVNAQGEEIMPCIYDDAGSFSQGLAYVQLNGKYGYINTQGEEVVPCKYDDAGSFSQGLAYVQLNGKWGYINIQGEEVVPCIYDDAGSFSQGLAYFRLNGKYGYINTQ